In the Saccharococcus thermophilus genome, CGTTAATATTCTCAAAGAAGCCCGCAACGAGTTGTGCGGGCTTATGGAAAAACATTTGTACAAGACCGGTTGTATCTTTCAAAAACTGCTCGGGCCATGTCAATTCCTTGCGATCTTTTAAAGAAAAACCAATCAATGCCACGAGGATAATCATGCTGACGAGCAGTAAAATAAGTCGTTTGTTTAAAAAGAACTGTGGCATGATGTTGACACCCTCTTACTGTCAGCAATGGTCTTTCGCTTTATTTTTAAATAAATCGATATGATCAAGCGCTTTTCCGATTCCGATGGCTACACAATCGAGCGGATTTTCGGCAACGATCACCGGCATGTCTGTTTCCCGGCTGATCACTTTGTCGAGATTGCGCAACAATGCACCGCCGCCTGTTAGGACAATGCCGCGGTCCATAATATCCGCCGCCAATTCCGGCGGTGTTTTTTCCAACGTATTTTTGACGGAATCCACAATCGCATAAACGGTATCACGCAGCGCTTCAGCAATTTCTTCGGCGCTGATTTCAATCGTTTTTGGAAGTCCTGTCAATAAATCACGACCGCGGATTTCCATTTTGCCAATTCCTTCTGGATTGCCGGCCGAGCCAATTTCGACTTTAATCGCTTCGGCCGTCCGTTCGCCAATCATTAAATTGTATGTTTTGCGAATGTATTGAATAATGGCTTCATCCATTTCATCACCAGCGATGCGGATCGACTGGCTCGTGACAATGCCGCCAAGCGAAATGACGGCCACTTCTGTCGTACCGCCGCCGATGTCAACGACCATGCTTCCCGTTGGCTCCCATACAGGAAGGTTCGCCCCGATGGCAGCGGCAAACGGCTCTTCGATCGTATAAGCGTCGCGCGCCCCTGCCTGGCGCGTCGCATCGATCACGGCGCGCTCTTCCACCGCGGTGATCCCGTATGGCACACATACCATCACATACGGTTTCCCAGCAAAAAACCCTTTATT is a window encoding:
- a CDS encoding rod shape-determining protein; amino-acid sequence: MLGFGTKDLGIDLGTANTLVYVKGKGIVVREPSVVAIQKDTKQIVAVGNEAKNMIGRTPGNVVALRPMKDGVIADYETTATMMKYYIKQAIKNKGFFAGKPYVMVCVPYGITAVEERAVIDATRQAGARDAYTIEEPFAAAIGANLPVWEPTGSMVVDIGGGTTEVAVISLGGIVTSQSIRIAGDEMDEAIIQYIRKTYNLMIGERTAEAIKVEIGSAGNPEGIGKMEIRGRDLLTGLPKTIEISAEEIAEALRDTVYAIVDSVKNTLEKTPPELAADIMDRGIVLTGGGALLRNLDKVISRETDMPVIVAENPLDCVAIGIGKALDHIDLFKNKAKDHC